The DNA window CGGGATCGTGATATGAGTTTCTGTCTTGATCCTTCTATATTGTAATAAACTTACGAAACTTACTGAGTTGAAAATTTTTGCTTCTAATTCAGGAGGACAACATAAGGCCCATTTATCTCCTTCTTTCTTAAAACAAGAATTCAAATAATCTTCGAAAACCTCGTCAGACCAATTCGCAAATGTAGGGGTCTTTCTGAATGCTTTTTTGACAAGTGTTAGGTCTTTAAATTCTCTTCTTCTTTTGATAGCACCTTTTGCTAAAGGAGTATCAAAGGCTAAGGCAAGAAGAAGGTAGGCAAAGTTTAGGATCACAGGATCCATTGCGAAAATTTTACGGAACAAATCGGGTCTTTGGTATGAGGAAAGTAGAATGCTTGCTCCTCCTAAAGAATGTCCAATACCCACAACATTTTTCAAATCTTCTGTTTCAATCAGAGCTAAAATTTGATCTCTAAAGAAAAACCAATCCTTCCATTCTAAGTTTGGTTCCGATTGACCATGACCACAAAAATCTAAGGCAATGACTCTATGAGTCTCAGAAAGTTTTTTGATAAAGAACGAATAACAACCCGCAGAAAACCCATTAGCATGAGCGATCAAGATTGGATCAGAAGATTTATTACCTGCATCTATATAAGAAAGTTTGATCCCACGGAAGTTAAATGTTTTTCTATCCATTCAAGATTTGCCCTTGCTATTTCTTTCCCTTTGCTTTCGATGGACAGGAATTCGGAGTTTCGGCCGAGTCCCAAAAGAGGGATAATACACTCTTCCTAAGGGGAGATTACAAGAAAACAATAATCGAATTCTTGAGAGAGATAGATGAAATTAACGGTGATAATCATTTTCGTAGTCGCATTATTCTTCAATGCCTTAGCAAATATTTTGATCAAGGCAAGTTCTTTAGGAGATAAAACAAATACGGCTACTGGAATAGAAGGATTGATCAAAGCATTTTTACATCCAGTGTTCTTTGCAGGACTTGCTTCTTTCGGGATCGCGTTATTAGGTTATAGATGGGTATTAGGTAATGGATTAAAATTATCTTTAGCTTATCCACTCTTCACATCTGCAGGATTTATCATAGTATTAGTAGCTTCTGCTATATTTTTTAAAGAAGAACTAAATTGGACACAATGGACGGGCATAGGTTTGATACTTGCTGGAGTATGGTTGACCTCTGCAGAAATGTTCGTCTAATTCATAAAGTTAATAAATAATAAACCGAATAGAGTAGTGATCTCGAATTTAATCTGTGGCTGAGATCGTTACTTCTGGAGTCTAATTACAAGAGGATAGTCGCTACGCTCCTGAAGCCCGGGTAGCCGGACTATAAGCTAAAAATTCAAACCGGTCCAAGCTTAAAGTTTTTCAACTTTATAGGATGGTATGAGTTTTATGAAGACCACCTTTCTAGTATCTTTACTATTTCTAACCTATTGTTCCAGTTTCGAAACTTCTACAAATATCCAAACAGACCATAAAAGTCCTATCGGATATTATGAAGGAGATCCACTTCCCCCCAAAACTGCTTTCTTAACATTCGATGACGGACCTTCCGATTGGACTGGCGACGTATTGGATGTGCTCAAAAAGGAAAAAGTAAGAGCTACATTTTTTGTATGCGGCGCTTGGTTACCTAAGGTTAGTACAGGAGGAAACAGTTTTAGAAAATACAAAACAGTTTTGATCCGAATGAAAGAAGAAGGTCATACGATCGGGAATCATACACTGGGCCATCAAAACTTCGCATACATGTCTCCGAAAAGAATCGAAAGCCAATTGGAAGAGAACCAAAAATTATACCAAAACGAACTGGGAGAATATTCTGGAAAATTAATATGGATCCGACCTCCTTTCGGCTCTCCTTATATCAGAACTAAGAACGAAACAGTGCGGAAAAGAGTAAGTTCCGCACTTCTTGGAAAAGGTTTGGTATTCATGTGGACCAAAGAATTCGATTCCACAGATTCTAAAGAATGGGTAAAAGGAGAATGGTATGAAAAAGGACCAAGGATCAATCCGGACAATGAAAAGTTCAGAAAGAAAATGGATCGGATCTACAACTCATTAGTATATAAAACAGAGGGACAAGGAGTTGTGATCTTATTCCACGATACACATCCTACTACTAAAGAAGTCTTACCATATATCATAGAAAAATTGAAAGCAGAAGGATATACTTTTGCTACAGCAGAAGATTATACAAGATGGCGTTGGGGAAAAACCAGCGAAGAGTTGAGCGAAGAAGTTTCAGATTGAACGCCGTTTTTTAAAAACAAAAAACACTTTTCTTCCCACATTCTGGATCTAAACAGGTCCGAAGTTTATATTCAGGAAATTATAAAAATGAACAAAGGTCCACTTTCAGGAGTTAAGGTAGTAGATTTAAGCTTATTATTACCTGGTCCTTTATGCTCCATGTATTTGGGAGATATGGGAGCTGAGATCATCAAGGTAGAAAATCCGAGAGCAATGGATGCAACCAGAGTGATGTTCAAAAAAGCAAATGGTGCTCCTTCTTTATATCTGATGTTGAACAGAAATAAAAAAGCGATCACACTCAATCTCAAAAGAGAAAAATCAAAAGAGATCTTATTCAAATTATTAGAAGATGCTGATATATTATTAGAAGGATTTCGCCCTGACGGGCTTTCCAAGATGGGTCTGGGTTATGATGACTTAAAAGAAAAATTTCCAAGGCTGATCTATTGTGGTATTTATGGTTATGGAGATTCCGGGGCTTATAAGGATTTTGCAGGGCACGATTTAAATTATCTTTCTCTCTCTGGAGTATTAGACCAAACGGGAAAAAACCCTCAGGCTCCAGGATTCCAATTGGCAGATATAGGAGGAGGAACGTTAACCGCACTCTCTTCTATCTTGGCCGCATTGTATTATAGAGAAAAGACTGGCCGCGGACAAAAGATTGCTATCTCCATGATGGAGGCTTCTCTTCAATTTATCTCCTTATACGGAGGGATATACTCCGCTACAGGAAAAAATCCGGAAGGTGGAAATGAATTATTATCTGGAAAGCTTCCTAATTATTCTACTTACAAAACCAAAGAAGGACGTTGGGTTGCATTAGGAGCCTTGGAAGAAATGTTTTTCAAAACATTCTTAAGACAATCCGGGCTAGACTCACATTTGGAAAAAGTTCCGATTGCAGAGACACATTTTGGAGAATGGAAAAAGATCCTGACTGAATACTTCTCCTCTAAAACCCTTGCTGACCTTGAGCCTATATTCCAAAATCCTGATTCATGTCTTACCCCTGTTAAAACTCTGGATGAGGTTTCTAAAGATCCAGTATTAAAGGAGAAGGGGATGATCCTGGATCGTACCCATAAACAATACGGGGATTATATACAATTCGGTTCTCCTTTTCCTTTTTCAGAAAGCAAGGTGACCTATAGAACAGATCCACCTGATCATGGAGAGCATAATCAGGAGATCTTAAAATCCTTAGGTTATTCTGAATCTGAGATCGAAGAATTGAA is part of the Leptospira saintgironsiae genome and encodes:
- a CDS encoding alpha/beta fold hydrolase, which produces MDRKTFNFRGIKLSYIDAGNKSSDPILIAHANGFSAGCYSFFIKKLSETHRVIALDFCGHGQSEPNLEWKDWFFFRDQILALIETEDLKNVVGIGHSLGGASILLSSYQRPDLFRKIFAMDPVILNFAYLLLALAFDTPLAKGAIKRRREFKDLTLVKKAFRKTPTFANWSDEVFEDYLNSCFKKEGDKWALCCPPELEAKIFNSVSFVSLLQYRRIKTETHITIPRKYEVCSPSAARRIIKGNSNSSLELWDDISHFFPFERPEKTLERIIQKL
- a CDS encoding SMR family transporter; its protein translation is MKLTVIIIFVVALFFNALANILIKASSLGDKTNTATGIEGLIKAFLHPVFFAGLASFGIALLGYRWVLGNGLKLSLAYPLFTSAGFIIVLVASAIFFKEELNWTQWTGIGLILAGVWLTSAEMFV
- a CDS encoding polysaccharide deacetylase family protein, giving the protein MKTTFLVSLLFLTYCSSFETSTNIQTDHKSPIGYYEGDPLPPKTAFLTFDDGPSDWTGDVLDVLKKEKVRATFFVCGAWLPKVSTGGNSFRKYKTVLIRMKEEGHTIGNHTLGHQNFAYMSPKRIESQLEENQKLYQNELGEYSGKLIWIRPPFGSPYIRTKNETVRKRVSSALLGKGLVFMWTKEFDSTDSKEWVKGEWYEKGPRINPDNEKFRKKMDRIYNSLVYKTEGQGVVILFHDTHPTTKEVLPYIIEKLKAEGYTFATAEDYTRWRWGKTSEELSEEVSD
- a CDS encoding CaiB/BaiF CoA transferase family protein, producing MNKGPLSGVKVVDLSLLLPGPLCSMYLGDMGAEIIKVENPRAMDATRVMFKKANGAPSLYLMLNRNKKAITLNLKREKSKEILFKLLEDADILLEGFRPDGLSKMGLGYDDLKEKFPRLIYCGIYGYGDSGAYKDFAGHDLNYLSLSGVLDQTGKNPQAPGFQLADIGGGTLTALSSILAALYYREKTGRGQKIAISMMEASLQFISLYGGIYSATGKNPEGGNELLSGKLPNYSTYKTKEGRWVALGALEEMFFKTFLRQSGLDSHLEKVPIAETHFGEWKKILTEYFSSKTLADLEPIFQNPDSCLTPVKTLDEVSKDPVLKEKGMILDRTHKQYGDYIQFGSPFPFSESKVTYRTDPPDHGEHNQEILKSLGYSESEIEELKKDKVI